Proteins encoded in a region of the Raphanus sativus cultivar WK10039 chromosome 8, ASM80110v3, whole genome shotgun sequence genome:
- the LOC108821687 gene encoding non-specific lipid-transfer protein 2-like — MCWNPISMKFTGVVCIAFVIVLVSALAPTKAVLEDKVACIPTELMVCLPALQTGSQPPAECCGKLKEQESCLCSYIQNPLFSQYITSENAHKTLASCSIPYPTC, encoded by the coding sequence ATGTGTTGGAACCCAATATCCATGAAGTTCACAGGAGTAGTATGCATTGCGTTTGTGATAGTTCTTGTGTCGGCTTTAGCTCCGACCAAAGCAGTCTTGGAAGACAAAGTGGCATGCATTCCGACAGAACTTATGGTATGCTTACCAGCATTACAAACCGGAAGTCAACCACCGGCTGAATGCTGTGGAAAACTGAAAGAACAAGAGTCATGTTTGTGTAGTTACATCCAAAATCCATTATTTTCTCAGTATATTACTTCTGAAAATGCTCACAAGACTTTAGCGAGTTGTAGTATACCTTATCCTACTTGTTAA
- the LOC108837309 gene encoding DNA repair protein RAD51 homolog 4 isoform X2, whose product MAPLKHLEMENPIIDASFRDFCSSHGILTVEDFLIHDLYELAAFAERQVDADRLKEGITVMLSLLEVKCRPLLNGMELLEDLQRNKHTLSSGDNGTDSLLQGGLREGQVTELVGPSSSGKTQFCMQAAASVAEKQEGSVFYIDTGNSFSARRIAQFICGSSAAAALQKRVLSRISCHTVYDIYTMFDTLQGLEVALRSQMNVNECRLRLLIVDSISSLITPILGGSGSQGRALMVALGYLLKKLAHEHNIAVLVTNHTVGAGENGKTKPALGETWKSIPHVRLMLSRDNRNNICTISILKHTSMLSGQTVTRKDNQQCL is encoded by the exons ATGGCGCCTCTCAAACATCTGGAGATGGAGAATCCAATCATCGACGCATCTTTCCGAGATTTCTGCTCTTCTCATGGGATTCTCACAG TTGAAGATTTCCTTATTCATGATCTCTACGAACTTGCTGCGTTTGCTGAAAGGCAAGTAGATGCTGATAGATTGAAGGAG GGTATCACTGTCATGCTTTCTTTGTTAGAGGTTAAGTGTCGGCCTTTGTTGAACGGTATGGAGTTGTTGGAGGATCTACAGCGTAATAAACACACTCTATCGAGTGGAGATAACGG GACGGACTCATTACTTCAAGGTGGGTTACGTGAGGGTCAGGTGACAGAACTTGTTGGACCATCGTCTTCTGGTAAAACACAG TTTTGTATGCAAGCTGCTGCGAGCGTGGCAGAGAAGCAAGAAGGCAGTGTCTTTTATATAGACACGGGGAACTCTTTTTCTGCCCGACGCATTGCTCAGTTTATCTGTGGCAGTTCGGCTGCCGCTGCTTTACAAAAG AGAGTCTTGAGCAGGATATCATGTCACACGGTCTATGACATCTATACAATGTTTGATACGCTGCAAGGTCTAGAGGTTGCGTTGAGGTCTCAG ATGAATGTGAACGAGTGCCGGTTACGGTTGTTAATTGTAGATTCGATCTCTTCTCTGATAACCCCAATCCTCGGAGGCAGTGGCTCACAGG GACGTGCTTTAATGGTGGCACTTGGATATTTGCTTAAGAAGCTGGCACATGAACATAACATTGCTGTTCTG GTGACGAACCACACGGTGGGTGCTGGAGAAAACGGTAAAACCAAACCGGCTCTTGGCGAAACTTGGAAAAGCATTCCACACGTGAGACTTATGCTATCACGTGACAACAGGAACAACATCTGCACTATCTCCATCTTAAAACACACATCAATG CTTTCTGGCCAGACTGTGACTCGCAAGGACAATCAACAATGTTTATAG
- the LOC108837309 gene encoding DNA repair protein RAD51 homolog 4 isoform X1: MAPLKHLEMENPIIDASFRDFCSSHGILTVEDFLIHDLYELAAFAERQVDADRLKEGITVMLSLLEVKCRPLLNGMELLEDLQRNKHTLSSGDNGTDSLLQGGLREGQVTELVGPSSSGKTQFCMQAAASVAEKQEGSVFYIDTGNSFSARRIAQFICGSSAAAALQKRVLSRISCHTVYDIYTMFDTLQGLEVALRSQEQMNVNECRLRLLIVDSISSLITPILGGSGSQGRALMVALGYLLKKLAHEHNIAVLVTNHTVGAGENGKTKPALGETWKSIPHVRLMLSRDNRNNICTISILKHTSMLSGQTVTRKDNQQCL; this comes from the exons ATGGCGCCTCTCAAACATCTGGAGATGGAGAATCCAATCATCGACGCATCTTTCCGAGATTTCTGCTCTTCTCATGGGATTCTCACAG TTGAAGATTTCCTTATTCATGATCTCTACGAACTTGCTGCGTTTGCTGAAAGGCAAGTAGATGCTGATAGATTGAAGGAG GGTATCACTGTCATGCTTTCTTTGTTAGAGGTTAAGTGTCGGCCTTTGTTGAACGGTATGGAGTTGTTGGAGGATCTACAGCGTAATAAACACACTCTATCGAGTGGAGATAACGG GACGGACTCATTACTTCAAGGTGGGTTACGTGAGGGTCAGGTGACAGAACTTGTTGGACCATCGTCTTCTGGTAAAACACAG TTTTGTATGCAAGCTGCTGCGAGCGTGGCAGAGAAGCAAGAAGGCAGTGTCTTTTATATAGACACGGGGAACTCTTTTTCTGCCCGACGCATTGCTCAGTTTATCTGTGGCAGTTCGGCTGCCGCTGCTTTACAAAAG AGAGTCTTGAGCAGGATATCATGTCACACGGTCTATGACATCTATACAATGTTTGATACGCTGCAAGGTCTAGAGGTTGCGTTGAGGTCTCAG GAGCAGATGAATGTGAACGAGTGCCGGTTACGGTTGTTAATTGTAGATTCGATCTCTTCTCTGATAACCCCAATCCTCGGAGGCAGTGGCTCACAGG GACGTGCTTTAATGGTGGCACTTGGATATTTGCTTAAGAAGCTGGCACATGAACATAACATTGCTGTTCTG GTGACGAACCACACGGTGGGTGCTGGAGAAAACGGTAAAACCAAACCGGCTCTTGGCGAAACTTGGAAAAGCATTCCACACGTGAGACTTATGCTATCACGTGACAACAGGAACAACATCTGCACTATCTCCATCTTAAAACACACATCAATG CTTTCTGGCCAGACTGTGACTCGCAAGGACAATCAACAATGTTTATAG
- the LOC108837310 gene encoding pentatricopeptide repeat-containing protein At1g07740, mitochondrial — protein MHRRLSSSALTTIASRHHYHSSQSVKPTTSHKPTRKPWEEVPFLTDLKQTEETEEALSLFHHYQQMGFRHDYPSYSSLIYKLAKSRDFDSVEQILLLVRNRNVRCRESLFMGLIQHYGKSNSVDKAVDVFNKMTSFDCVRTIQSLNTLINVLVDNRELEKAKAFVDGAKDMGLRPNSVSFNVLIKGFLERCDWEGAREVFDEMLEREVQPTVVTYNSLIGFLCRNDDVGKAKSLLEDMMVKRIRPNHVTFGLLMKGLCSKGEYSEAKKLMFDMEYRGCKPGLVNYGVLMSDLGKRGKIDEAKILLGEMKKRRIKPDVVIYNILVNHLCSEGRAPEAYRMLMEMQMKGCKPNAATYRMMVDGFCRTGDFDSALSILNAMLASRHSPTPATFVCLVDGLIKGGNLDHACFVLEVMAKKNLSFGSGAWRNLLSDICIKDGEGCCEALSEVIST, from the coding sequence ATGCATAGAAGACTATCTTCGTCTGCTCTTACCACCATCGCATCCCGACATCATTACCATTCATCTCAATCCGTCAAACCCACAACAAGTCACAAGCCCACCAGGAAGCCATGGGAGGAAGTACCGTTTCTCACCGATCTCAAACAAACcgaagaaacagaagaagctCTGTCTCTCTTCCACCACTACCAGCAAATGGGTTTCCGACACGACTACCCATCTTACTCTTCACTCATCTACAAGCTCGCCAAGTCCCGTGACTTCGACTCCGTCGAGCAAATCCTCCTCCTTGTCCGCAACCGAAACGTCAGATGCAGAGAATCCCTCTTCATGGGGTTGATCCAGCACTACGGAAAATCCAATTCGGTCGATAAAGCCGTCGATGTTTTCAATAAAATGACGTCGTTTGATTGTGTTCGTACGATCCAATCTCTCAACACTCTCATCAACGTTCTGGTAGATAATCGCGAGCTGGAGAAAGCTAAAGCCTTTGTCGACGGAGCTAAAGATATGGGTTTGCGTCCCAACTCTGTTTCATTCAATGTACTCATCAAAGGGTTTTTAGAGAGATGTGATTGGGAAGGTGCACGCGaggtgttcgacgaaatgctTGAGAGAGAAGTGCAACCCACTGTGGTGACTTATAATAGTCTGATTGGATTCTTGTGCCGGAATGACGATGTGGGTAAGGCGAAAAGCTTGCTTGAAGATATGATGGTGAAAAGGATACGACCGAATCATGTGACGTTTGGGTTGTTGATGAAGGGTTTATGTAGTAAGGGAGAGTACAGTGAAGCGAAGAAGCTGATGTTCGATATGGAGTATCGTGGGTGTAAACCAGGGTTAGTCAACTACGGGGTTTTGATGAGTGATCTTGGTAAGAGAGGGAAGATCGATGAGGCGAAGATTCTACTTGgtgagatgaagaagaggaggatAAAACCAGATGTTGTGATCTACAACATTCTTGTTAATCATCTCTGTAGTGAAGGTAGAGCTCCTGAGGCTTATAGAATGCTGATGGAAATGCAGATGAAAGGTTGTAAGCCAAATGCAGCTACGTACCGTATGATGGTTGATGGGTTTTGTCGTACTGGGGATTTTGATTCAGCGTTGAGTATTTTGAATGCAATGCTTGCGAGCAGACACTCTCCCACACCTGCAACGTTTGTGTGTTTGGTTGATGGGCTGATAAAAGGAGGTAACTTGGACCATGCTTGCTTTGTGTTGGAGGTGATGGCGAAGAAAAATTTAAGCTTTGGATCTGGTGCTTGGCGAAATCTACTTAGTGATATCTGCATCAAGGATGGAGAAGGTTGTTGTGAGGCTTTGTCAGAAGTGATTTCTACCTAA
- the LOC108837311 gene encoding dirigent protein 25, translated as MAGCRILFLLVLPLVITYVSAARLLTEEEDIGLVPTSPGPLPTSGSGPFPTSTAITSGSGPASGGSGPLNTLSGSGPLTTTGSNPLPVANSGPLPATGPGPLPTTGSGPLPAAGSGPLPTVGSGAGSSTGGLLPDHALVFFMHDILGGSNPTARAVTGVVANSALSGQLPFAKPNGANLPVSNGLPSNSNNNGILNNNNVPLLVGLGGTTSNILQNNGNNLLNGLPVANGGQLPSGSSLQMLMFGTMTVMDNELTEGHELGSGLLGKAQGFYVASAVDGTSQTMAFTAMFESGGYEDSISFFGVHRTAASESHLGVMGGTGKYVNARGYAVVKTYTGGSGNTQQPHQFTDGLETVLECTVYLSY; from the coding sequence ATGGCAGGCTGCAGGATACTCTTTCTCCTTGTTTTACCTCTTGTTATCACTTATGTCTCAGCTGCTCGGCTTCttactgaagaagaagatattggCTTGGTCCCCACAAGTCCTGGTCCATTACCAACGTCTGGTTCAGGCCCCTTCCCCACTTCAACTGCTATCACTTCAGGTTCAGGTCCAGCCTCAGGCGGTTCAGGTCCTTTGAATACTTTAAGTGGCTCTGGACCTCTAACAACCACTGGTTCTAATCCTTTACCGGTTGCTAATTCGGGTCCCTTGCCTGCTACGGGCCCCGGTCCTCTACCAACCACCGGTTCAGGTCCTTTGCCTGCTGCTGGTTCAGGGCCTTTGCCGACTGTTGGTTCAGGTGCAGGGTCATCGACGGGTGGTTTACTTCCCGACCACGCCTTGGTCTTCTTTATGCACGATATACTCGGTGGCTCAAACCCAACAGCCAGGGCCGTGACTGGAGTCGTTGCAAACTCAGCTCTCAGTGGCCAACTTCCATTCGCCAAACCCAACGGCGCAAACCTCCCTGTGAGTAACGGCCTTCCATCGAACAGTAACAATAACGGAatcctcaacaacaacaacgtcCCGCTTCTGGTCGGACTTGGCGGAACCACTTCCAACATTCTACAGAACAACGGAAACAACCTCTTGAACGGTCTTCCCGTTGCTAACGGTGGTCAGCTCCCATCTGGCTCGTCCCTTCAGATGCTCATGTTTGGGACAATGACGGTGATGGACAACGAGCTAACCGAAGGGCATGAGCTCGGGTCAGGTCTGCTTGGCAAAGCTCAGGGGTTCTACGTGGCGAGCGCCGTGGATGGAACCAGCCAGACTATGGCTTTCACGGCCATGTTTGAGAGTGGTGGTTATGAAGATAGCATCAGTTTCTTCGGTGTGCATAGAACGGCTGCATCAGAGTCTCATCTTGGTGTCATGGGTGGTACGGGGAAGTATGTGAATGCGAGAGGATACGCCGTTGTCAAGACTTATACGGGTGGCAGTGGGAACACACAGCAGCCGCACCAGTTCACAGATGGGCTTGAGACTGTTCTGGAGTGCACCGTTTATCTTTcttactag